A genomic window from Ruminiclostridium cellulolyticum H10 includes:
- a CDS encoding NADH-quinone oxidoreductase subunit C: protein MVSAAILDTIKRLLSSHILESRLINENEIYFCISPSTVKEDCINVYKNIECVLVGLFANDTTPIDNKLTVYYTFAVRSSNTLITLYSKLENDGSAKVDSIALEVPAASLYEREIHDMYGIVFEELPDSRELVHHGNFPLDVHPLRRNFKSNTHLPFQQRELEFSTITGEGVFEVPVGPVHAGIIEPGHFRFSVAGEPIINLEAKLYYVHRGLEKLCENQHYMKVLLFSERISGDETFTNSLAFCQAIEKLNGITYIPERAVYSRVLFAELERICGHLGDIQGLCVDTAYIFPSGQFAMMRRWIQLLNEQLTGSRFLRNTNKPGGLRRDFVRSNEKIILECINKLDKEFKETVAIIKNNGMFIDRVEHTGILENSIAVDLNVVGPGGRASGVKTDVRKEFPYAAYSKLKFNVPEHSNCDVNCRMNVKIEEVIESINIIKQVLEKMPEEGPVSVDIGELKPYSYAFGMTESPRGENLHFVMTGENNTIFRYKVRTPSFCNWPALCHAVNTNTLTDFPLINKSFNLSYAGNDL from the coding sequence ATGGTTTCGGCAGCTATATTGGATACTATAAAAAGATTGTTATCCTCTCATATACTTGAAAGCAGACTTATTAATGAAAATGAAATTTACTTTTGCATTTCTCCCTCCACTGTGAAGGAGGACTGCATTAATGTATATAAAAATATTGAATGTGTGCTTGTTGGCTTATTTGCTAATGATACTACACCGATTGACAATAAGCTTACAGTATATTACACATTTGCAGTAAGATCATCAAACACGTTAATTACATTGTATTCAAAGCTTGAGAATGACGGCTCAGCTAAGGTTGATTCCATAGCTTTGGAAGTTCCGGCTGCAAGCTTGTATGAGCGTGAGATTCATGATATGTACGGAATAGTATTTGAAGAATTACCTGACAGTAGGGAGCTGGTTCATCACGGTAATTTTCCGCTAGACGTTCACCCTTTGAGGAGGAACTTCAAATCCAATACCCATCTTCCGTTTCAGCAGCGTGAGTTAGAATTCTCAACTATTACTGGCGAGGGTGTTTTTGAAGTGCCTGTAGGGCCTGTTCATGCGGGTATTATCGAACCGGGCCATTTCCGATTCAGCGTGGCAGGTGAACCAATAATAAATCTTGAAGCAAAGCTCTATTATGTACATCGTGGTCTTGAGAAACTTTGTGAAAACCAGCATTATATGAAGGTTCTTTTGTTTTCGGAAAGAATTTCAGGGGATGAGACATTTACAAATTCGCTGGCTTTCTGTCAGGCAATTGAAAAGCTCAATGGTATCACATATATTCCGGAACGTGCAGTATATTCGAGAGTACTATTTGCTGAACTTGAACGTATATGCGGACATCTTGGGGATATACAAGGACTGTGTGTAGATACGGCTTATATATTTCCATCAGGCCAGTTTGCAATGATGAGGAGATGGATACAACTTCTGAATGAACAACTTACAGGCAGCAGATTTCTCAGAAACACCAATAAGCCCGGTGGTTTAAGACGTGACTTTGTACGTAGCAATGAGAAGATTATTCTAGAATGCATTAACAAGCTGGATAAGGAATTTAAGGAAACAGTAGCTATTATAAAAAATAACGGAATGTTTATAGATAGGGTAGAGCACACCGGAATACTTGAGAATTCCATTGCAGTCGATTTGAATGTTGTTGGACCAGGAGGAAGAGCCAGCGGTGTAAAAACCGATGTGAGAAAGGAATTTCCATACGCTGCATATTCCAAACTAAAATTTAATGTTCCAGAGCATAGTAATTGTGACGTTAACTGTAGAATGAATGTAAAAATAGAAGAAGTAATCGAGTCTATAAATATTATAAAGCAGGTATTGGAAAAAATGCCTGAGGAGGGACCTGTATCTGTTGATATAGGAGAACTAAAGCCATACTCCTATGCGTTCGGAATGACAGAGTCTCCGAGAGGTGAAAATTTACATTTTGTAATGACAGGTGAAAATAACACTATTTTCCGCTATAAAGTAAGAACACCGTCCTTCTGTAATTGGCCCGCTCTTTGCCATGCAGTAAATACTAATACTTTGACGGACTTCCCGTTGATAAACAAAAGCTTTAATCTCTCATATGCGGGTAACGATTTATAA
- a CDS encoding cysteine desulfurase family protein, producing MINEIYLDNSATTKPYDDVVEYVAKVSRDFYGNPSSLHTKGIKSENLVKKARTQIAESLKVDSKDICFTSGGTESNNLAILGYLKANPRAGKHVITSEIEHPSVLEVYKQLALEGYIVDFIPVDNKGVIRLDVLKDTVSDDTSIISIIHTNNETGSVQPIEEICNLRNKLCPKAVIHIDAVQAFGKTLINPSTCNIDLMSISSHKIHGPKGVGGLYIRKGLRLKPVLIGGGQESTLRSGTENVPGICGFGLATEIIFSKLDDNYKRTNELRNHFVKRINETFAESVVNSPDSASPYIINVSFPNLKSEVLLHHLEQRNIFVSTGSACSSRKTHHSHVLKAMGVSSKYIDGAIRFSLSHTNNVSEMDETIEALKEIIPIISIKRGGKR from the coding sequence ATGATTAATGAGATTTATCTTGATAACAGTGCTACCACGAAGCCATATGATGACGTTGTAGAATATGTTGCAAAAGTAAGTAGGGATTTTTATGGAAACCCTTCTTCTTTACATACAAAAGGTATCAAATCAGAGAATCTTGTAAAAAAAGCAAGAACACAGATCGCTGAATCTTTAAAAGTGGATTCAAAAGATATTTGTTTTACGTCAGGAGGAACTGAATCAAATAATCTGGCAATATTGGGTTATCTGAAGGCAAACCCAAGAGCCGGTAAGCATGTCATAACAAGTGAAATTGAGCATCCCTCTGTTTTAGAAGTATACAAGCAATTAGCTCTGGAAGGATATATAGTAGATTTTATTCCTGTTGATAATAAGGGAGTAATCAGATTGGATGTTTTAAAGGATACTGTTTCAGATGATACATCTATTATAAGTATTATTCATACAAACAATGAAACGGGCTCTGTTCAGCCAATAGAAGAAATTTGTAATCTAAGGAACAAACTGTGTCCCAAGGCTGTAATCCACATTGATGCGGTTCAAGCTTTTGGCAAAACACTAATTAACCCGTCAACCTGTAATATCGACTTAATGTCTATTAGTTCTCATAAAATACACGGTCCCAAAGGTGTTGGAGGGTTGTATATCCGTAAAGGACTAAGATTGAAACCTGTTTTAATAGGCGGAGGTCAGGAATCTACATTGAGGTCGGGTACTGAAAATGTACCGGGTATTTGCGGCTTTGGATTGGCAACAGAAATTATATTTTCAAAGCTTGATGATAATTATAAAAGAACAAACGAACTTAGGAATCATTTCGTAAAAAGGATAAATGAAACATTTGCGGAATCGGTTGTGAACTCACCTGATAGTGCGTCACCGTATATTATAAATGTTTCATTCCCAAATTTGAAATCAGAAGTTCTGCTGCACCACCTTGAACAAAGAAATATATTTGTTTCCACCGGCTCAGCTTGTTCTTCACGTAAGACACATCACAGCCATGTATTAAAAGCCATGGGTGTAAGTTCCAAGTATATAGACGGTGCAATACGTTTCAGTTTGTCACATACTAACAATGTATCTGAAATGGATGAAACAATTGAGGCACTCAAAGAAATTATTCCGATAATCAGTATAAAACGTGGAGGGAAGAGATGA
- a CDS encoding AIR synthase family protein, whose amino-acid sequence MEPGKLPNDILNKIVFGKINTFRKEVIMRPGIGEDCAAIEFDKYACVMSTDPITAAGKNAGRLAVHISCNDIASSGVEPLGLMVTILCPVGTTETELEHLMDQVCETAGQLNVEIIGGHTEVTPAVNKIILSTTCVGKSLKDKIISSSGAKPGDSVILTKSAGLEGTAIIAGDFEEELAEVMNKNELQYAKSLINAISVVPEGVLAGRFGVTSMHDITEGGVLGAAWEIAEASSTGVTIKKDSIPVEPVTRHICDHFGINPLRLISSGCMIITCKDGEGLVRLLGENNIKASIIGTITQNKTGRLLISEKEGTSENIEAPGADELYKIIK is encoded by the coding sequence ATGGAACCTGGTAAACTACCAAACGATATATTAAATAAAATAGTTTTTGGAAAAATTAATACGTTCAGAAAAGAGGTTATAATGCGTCCCGGCATCGGTGAGGACTGTGCCGCAATAGAATTTGACAAATATGCATGTGTCATGTCTACTGATCCGATAACAGCTGCGGGCAAAAATGCAGGACGGCTTGCTGTTCATATATCCTGCAACGATATAGCCTCCTCTGGTGTTGAGCCGTTGGGACTGATGGTAACCATATTATGTCCTGTGGGAACAACCGAAACCGAGCTGGAGCACCTTATGGATCAGGTTTGTGAGACTGCTGGACAACTGAACGTAGAAATTATCGGGGGTCATACAGAGGTTACTCCTGCGGTTAATAAAATTATTTTATCTACAACCTGTGTAGGCAAATCTCTTAAAGATAAAATTATATCATCTTCTGGAGCAAAACCGGGAGACAGTGTTATTTTAACCAAAAGTGCTGGGCTGGAGGGTACTGCAATTATTGCAGGTGATTTTGAGGAAGAACTCGCGGAGGTTATGAACAAAAATGAGCTTCAATACGCAAAAAGTCTAATAAATGCTATAAGTGTGGTGCCGGAAGGTGTTCTTGCAGGCAGGTTTGGGGTTACTTCAATGCATGACATTACCGAAGGAGGGGTACTAGGAGCTGCCTGGGAAATTGCAGAAGCATCTAGTACGGGCGTAACTATAAAAAAGGACTCTATTCCTGTAGAGCCTGTTACCCGGCACATTTGTGATCACTTTGGAATAAACCCTTTAAGACTCATTTCCAGCGGATGTATGATTATAACCTGTAAGGATGGCGAAGGTCTGGTAAGGCTTCTTGGGGAAAACAATATTAAGGCATCAATTATTGGAACTATTACCCAAAACAAAACTGGGAGACTGCTGATAAGTGAGAAAGAAGGGACTTCGGAGAATATTGAAGCCCCCGGAGCTGATGAACTATACAAAATAATTAAATAA
- the thiI gene encoding tRNA uracil 4-sulfurtransferase ThiI translates to MNKKIILVRYGEIILKGLNRPVFEDKLIGNIKSAIFKFGKARVIKSQGRIYIEPQEENYDFDSVLVKVTKVFGVVSVSPVWKVETDYEIIKDTSLKLASKLVEEKSYKTFKVETKRGNKRFPMQSPEISADVGGFILENIPQLSVDVKNPDFIIFLEVRESTYIYSEMMKAQGGMPLGSNGKAMLLLSGGIDSPVAGWMMGKRGVEIEAVHFFSYPYTSERAKQKVIDLAQIMAQYCGKIRLHVVPFTEIQLKINDNCPEEQLTIIMRRIMMKIAEQIAVKVNAMALITGESMGQVASQTMQSLYCTDAAVNMPVFRPLIGMDKVEVVDIARRIDTFDTSVLPYEDCCTVFVAKHPQTKPKLDRIIESESVVDFEPLINTAIENTEVIVIKP, encoded by the coding sequence ATGAACAAAAAAATAATACTGGTACGTTATGGAGAGATAATATTAAAAGGTTTAAACAGGCCCGTTTTTGAAGATAAGCTTATTGGAAATATAAAGAGTGCTATTTTCAAATTTGGAAAAGCTAGGGTAATCAAATCACAAGGCAGAATTTATATTGAACCTCAAGAAGAGAACTATGACTTTGATTCAGTTCTTGTAAAAGTAACGAAAGTATTTGGTGTTGTTTCTGTAAGTCCTGTGTGGAAAGTTGAAACAGACTATGAAATAATCAAGGATACTTCCCTAAAACTGGCTTCTAAACTGGTAGAAGAAAAGAGCTACAAGACATTCAAGGTAGAAACAAAAAGAGGGAACAAGAGATTTCCAATGCAGTCACCTGAAATCAGTGCTGATGTAGGAGGCTTTATTTTAGAAAATATTCCGCAGCTATCAGTTGATGTCAAAAATCCTGATTTTATCATATTTCTTGAAGTAAGAGAAAGTACTTATATCTATTCAGAAATGATGAAGGCACAGGGAGGTATGCCTCTTGGGTCTAACGGCAAAGCGATGCTGCTTTTGTCGGGAGGAATTGACAGTCCGGTTGCAGGTTGGATGATGGGTAAAAGAGGTGTGGAGATTGAAGCCGTTCATTTCTTTAGCTACCCTTATACAAGTGAAAGAGCAAAACAAAAGGTAATTGATCTGGCACAAATAATGGCACAGTACTGCGGAAAAATTCGTCTGCACGTTGTTCCGTTTACCGAGATTCAACTAAAAATCAACGATAATTGCCCTGAGGAACAGCTTACTATCATTATGCGAAGGATTATGATGAAAATAGCGGAACAAATAGCTGTAAAAGTAAATGCCATGGCACTTATTACCGGGGAAAGTATGGGGCAAGTTGCCAGCCAGACCATGCAGAGCCTTTACTGTACGGATGCAGCAGTAAATATGCCGGTATTCAGGCCATTGATCGGTATGGACAAGGTTGAAGTGGTGGATATAGCTAGGAGAATTGATACTTTTGATACTTCTGTTCTTCCATACGAAGATTGCTGTACTGTATTTGTTGCAAAGCACCCTCAAACCAAGCCTAAGCTTGATAGAATAATAGAGTCAGAGTCAGTTGTTGACTTTGAACCACTTATAAATACCGCAATCGAAAATACCGAAGTAATTGTTATAAAGCCATAG
- the nuoB gene encoding NADH-quinone oxidoreductase subunit NuoB encodes MYNIVKKLVQHGTVTVEYPKKNTKSTYITGIPEFDYSKCTRCKKCISVCPTGAVVMTDKDGQRGKFPDVNADECIFCRFCEEACSNQAVSLSNKFELAQKSRELLRAAPLYVGDKDVNGIDYELIGKKLNQKIGKKFGRSLHIREVDAGSCNGCDYEVQALNGPYNDIERFGIHFVASPRHADMLLVTGCVSRNMEEALVKTYNATPSPKLVVAAGACACSGGLFKDSYAGRNGIDTILPVDVYIPGCPPRPQALIYGILKAIGRL; translated from the coding sequence ATGTATAACATAGTAAAAAAACTGGTACAGCATGGTACTGTTACTGTAGAATATCCCAAGAAGAATACAAAAAGTACGTATATTACAGGTATTCCTGAGTTTGATTATTCAAAATGCACACGGTGCAAAAAATGTATTTCTGTCTGCCCCACAGGGGCAGTGGTTATGACTGATAAAGACGGGCAAAGGGGAAAATTTCCTGATGTAAATGCTGATGAGTGTATTTTTTGCAGGTTTTGTGAAGAAGCCTGTTCAAATCAGGCTGTAAGCTTATCCAATAAATTTGAGCTTGCTCAGAAAAGCAGAGAGTTGCTTAGAGCTGCTCCGTTATATGTTGGAGATAAAGACGTAAACGGTATTGATTACGAACTTATCGGCAAAAAGTTAAACCAAAAAATCGGCAAAAAATTTGGAAGAAGCTTGCATATCAGGGAAGTTGATGCCGGCTCCTGCAACGGCTGTGATTATGAAGTTCAGGCACTTAACGGGCCGTATAATGATATTGAAAGGTTTGGAATACACTTCGTTGCATCTCCCAGACATGCAGATATGCTTCTGGTGACGGGCTGCGTTTCAAGAAACATGGAGGAAGCATTAGTCAAAACCTATAATGCGACACCATCCCCAAAACTGGTAGTAGCTGCCGGAGCCTGTGCTTGCAGCGGGGGACTTTTCAAAGACAGTTATGCAGGAAGAAACGGGATTGACACAATTTTACCTGTAGATGTATATATTCCTGGCTGCCCCCCTAGGCCGCAGGCATTAATTTATGGTATACTAAAAGCAATTGGACGCTTATAG
- a CDS encoding DUF2225 domain-containing protein, which produces MNDLLYNKKVICPVCNREIEVTKVKTKGCRVKSRDTDLCVYYEGINVLFYDVWVCEHCGYAALQDKFESIFTRDIPVIREKISSHWTRRSFSGERDVERALEAFKLALLNLQVRKAKSSEMAKVCLRIAWLYRAKEDKKEIDFLTFAAESYNDAYQKERFPLDKLDEYTCMYIIAELYRRIGKLNESVLWFSRIVSSSGARSNPKLIDMARDQYQLAKDQLAANDGTVEA; this is translated from the coding sequence ATGAATGATTTACTTTACAACAAAAAAGTTATATGTCCTGTTTGCAACAGGGAGATTGAGGTCACTAAAGTCAAGACAAAAGGGTGCAGAGTAAAATCAAGGGATACGGATTTATGTGTATACTATGAAGGTATTAATGTACTTTTTTATGACGTTTGGGTCTGTGAACATTGTGGTTATGCAGCGTTGCAGGATAAGTTTGAGAGTATATTTACAAGAGACATCCCTGTAATACGAGAAAAAATTTCCAGTCATTGGACCAGAAGAAGTTTTTCAGGGGAAAGAGACGTTGAACGAGCTCTTGAAGCATTTAAACTTGCTCTACTGAATCTTCAGGTAAGAAAAGCCAAAAGTAGTGAAATGGCTAAAGTTTGTCTTAGAATTGCATGGCTTTATAGAGCAAAAGAGGATAAAAAGGAAATCGATTTTCTTACCTTTGCTGCAGAATCGTACAACGATGCTTACCAAAAAGAGAGGTTCCCTTTAGACAAACTTGATGAGTACACTTGTATGTACATAATAGCAGAACTATATAGAAGAATCGGAAAATTAAATGAATCAGTTCTTTGGTTCAGCCGCATAGTATCCTCAAGCGGGGCAAGAAGTAATCCAAAGTTAATTGATATGGCCAGGGATCAGTATCAGTTGGCAAAAGACCAGTTGGCAGCCAATGATGGCACTGTTGAAGCTTAA
- the glyA gene encoding serine hydroxymethyltransferase — translation MYNIDTIKKIDSQLAEAIELEVNRQRNKIELIASENFVSDAVIEALGTPLTNKYAEGYPGKRYYGGCEYVDIVEQLAIDRAKQIFGAEHANVQPHSGAQANTAVYFAFLNPGDTILGMNLAHGGHLSHGSPVNISGKYYKVVPYGVREDNCYIDYDELRKTAKENSPKIIVAGASAYPRILDFKAFREIADEVGAILMVDMAHIAGLVAAGVHPSPVPYADVVTTTTHKTLRGPRGGMILCKQEYAKKIDSAVFPGNQGGPLMHVIAAKAVSFKEALTDDFKIYQQNIVKNAKALASALMEKGFKLVSDGTDNHLMLINLTNMNITGKEAQHKLDEVCITCNKNGIPFDTQSPFITSGIRLGTPAVTSRGMNEEDMKEIADLIHLTISDFENSRTNIIRRVEALCNKYPLYE, via the coding sequence ATGTACAATATTGATACGATAAAGAAGATTGATTCTCAATTAGCAGAAGCTATTGAGTTAGAAGTCAACAGACAGAGAAATAAAATAGAATTAATTGCTTCAGAGAATTTTGTAAGTGATGCTGTTATAGAGGCACTTGGAACACCCTTAACAAATAAATACGCGGAAGGTTATCCTGGAAAAAGATATTATGGCGGATGCGAATATGTAGATATAGTTGAACAACTTGCTATTGACAGAGCAAAGCAGATTTTTGGTGCAGAACATGCAAATGTTCAGCCTCATTCTGGAGCACAGGCAAATACAGCTGTTTACTTTGCTTTTCTAAATCCCGGAGATACAATTCTGGGAATGAACCTTGCACACGGGGGACATTTAAGCCATGGCAGTCCCGTTAACATATCCGGTAAGTACTATAAGGTAGTACCATACGGTGTAAGAGAGGACAACTGCTACATTGATTATGATGAGTTGAGAAAAACCGCTAAGGAAAACTCACCCAAAATAATTGTAGCAGGAGCAAGTGCATATCCAAGAATACTAGATTTTAAGGCATTCAGGGAGATTGCTGATGAAGTTGGAGCAATTCTAATGGTTGATATGGCTCACATAGCAGGTCTTGTTGCTGCCGGAGTGCACCCAAGTCCTGTTCCATATGCTGACGTTGTAACAACTACAACTCACAAGACATTAAGAGGCCCAAGAGGCGGTATGATTCTCTGCAAGCAGGAATATGCCAAGAAAATCGACAGTGCTGTGTTCCCTGGGAATCAGGGTGGTCCATTGATGCACGTTATTGCCGCTAAAGCAGTAAGCTTTAAGGAAGCTCTTACTGATGATTTCAAAATATATCAGCAAAACATTGTAAAAAATGCAAAAGCTTTGGCTTCTGCTCTTATGGAAAAGGGCTTTAAGCTAGTTTCAGATGGCACCGACAACCACCTTATGCTTATTAACCTGACAAATATGAATATTACGGGTAAGGAAGCACAGCATAAGTTAGATGAGGTCTGCATCACATGTAACAAAAACGGTATTCCTTTTGATACTCAGAGTCCATTTATTACAAGCGGTATAAGACTTGGTACTCCGGCTGTAACAAGCAGAGGAATGAATGAGGAAGATATGAAAGAGATTGCAGACTTAATTCATCTCACAATTTCAGATTTTGAAAATTCAAGGACGAATATAATAAGAAGAGTTGAGGCTCTTTGTAATAAATATCCTTTATATGAATAA
- a CDS encoding CDGSH iron-sulfur domain-containing protein produces MDKPVVAGKSPIPVELKKGETYYYCTCGKSSNQPFCNGAHEGTSFKPMAFTADKDETAYLCTCKQTKNPPYCDGSHQNL; encoded by the coding sequence ATGGACAAACCAGTAGTTGCGGGAAAATCACCTATTCCGGTTGAACTTAAAAAGGGTGAAACTTATTATTACTGTACATGTGGAAAAAGTTCAAATCAACCATTTTGTAATGGAGCACATGAAGGTACTTCATTTAAACCTATGGCATTTACTGCTGATAAAGATGAAACTGCTTATTTATGTACTTGCAAGCAAACTAAAAACCCTCCATATTGTGACGGGTCACACCAAAATCTATAG